A window from Culex pipiens pallens isolate TS chromosome 3, TS_CPP_V2, whole genome shotgun sequence encodes these proteins:
- the LOC120415165 gene encoding protein tipE, with translation MRSDSSELLLEQQEELARKKKLLELAAAKKAKSGPAPKRTLRENASFYTTSSLAFLSVTAGASILFLVPLYVDPAISTLVGDFVERPTMCVTTRREDMTGLFNCSWSSCREGCTSDVFKCTHIYVTFIDDLNFTFPFNATPSELFNLTDIERSDEAILLVNIKGCGYPPTVTCKNFTDMYGFEGAVFPCYYSKLNKTVVMTAYNREDQVQTIVHFFVIPFIVTVISSVLLCIMHCDCRCKKERRRRHRHRRPRIENLSDSSISTRVDMLTPAIEVYKPPL, from the coding sequence ATGAGGAGTGATAGCTCGGAGCTTCTGCTCGAGCAACAGGAAGAACTAGCTCGCAAGAAGAAGCTACTAGAGCTTGCCGCGGCCAAAAAGGCGAAGAGTGGTCCCGCACCGAAGCGGACACTGCGCGAAAATGCCAGCTTCTACACAACGTCCAGCCTGGCGTTCCTGTCGGTGACCGCCGGGGCGTCGATACTGTTTCTCGTTCCTCTCTATGTCGACCCGGCGATCTCGACGCTGGTCGGCGACTTTGTCGAGCGACCGACGATGTGCGTCACGACGCGGCGCGAAGACATGACCGGCCTGTTCAACTGCTCGTGGAGTTCGTGCCGCGAGGGCTGCACCTCGGATGTGTTCAAGTGTACCCATATCTATGTGACGTTTATCGACGATCTGAACTTTACGTTCCCTTTCAACGCGACGCCCTCGGAGCTGTTCAATCTGACCGACATCGAGCGGTCCGACGAAGCGATCCTGTTGGTGAACATCAAGGGCTGCGGCTACCCGCCGACGGTCACGTGCAAAAACTTCACCGACATGTACGGCTTCGAGGGCGCGGTCTTTCCCTGCTACTACTCCAAGCTGAACAAGACGGTCGTGATGACGGCCTACAACCGGGAGGACCAGGTGCAGACGATCGTGCACTTTTTCGTCATCCCGTTCATCGTCACGGTGATATCGTCGGTGTTGCTCTGCATAATGCACTGTGATTGTAGGTGTAAGAAGGAACGGCGGAGGCGACACCGGCACCGCCGGCCTAGGATAGAGAATCTCAG